The Fusobacterium periodonticum 1_1_41FAA genomic sequence CATAAGTCTCTTTCTTTTTGTAGCTTTACTAAGAGCTCTATTATATTTTTTTGTATAGAGACATCTAAAGCTGATGTTGCCTCATCACAGACTAAAACTTCAGGTTCTAATGATAAAGCTCTAGCTATACCTATTCTTTGTTTTTGTCCTCCACTCATATTTTGAGGGTATTTATGAATAAAATCTGCAGGAAGATCAACCATTTCAAGAAGTTCTATAGCTTTTTTTTCTTTATCTTCCTTTTTTAGTCTATCATAATTGATAAGTGGCTCAGTTAAAATATCCACAACTTTCATTCTTGGATTAAAAGAGGCTCCTGGATCTTGATATACCATTTGTATATTCTGTCTGCTTTCCCAAATTTCATCTTTAGAAAACTTGCTAATATCTCTTCCCTTGTAGAAGATTTTTCCACTTGTAATTTTTTCTAAATTCATAAGCATTCTTAAAAAAGTAGACTTTCCACAACCTGATTCCCCAACAATACCTAGAGTTTTTCCTTTATACATAGACAAATTTATATTATCACAGGCAGTTAGAATATTGTTTTTAGCAACTTTAAATTGCTTTGTTAAATTTCTAACTTCTAATATTAATTCATTATCTTTAGACAAATCTCTCACCATCCATTTCAGGAATTGATTTAAGTAGTTTTTTAGTGTAGTCACTCTTAGGATTATTTATAACTTCTTCCCTTGTACCACTGTCAACAACTACCCCTTTTTGCATAACTACAATTTTATCTGCCATATATGCAGCAACCCCCATATTATGAGTAACTATAATTATACCTGTATTAAATTCATCTCTCAATTCCATCATTTGTTTTACTATTTGAGCCTGTGTTGTAACATCTAAGGCTGATGTCGGTTCATCGGCTAGTACAAGTTCTGGCTTAAATGTAAGAGCTATAGCAATCCCAACTCTCTGTTTCATTCCTCCAGAGAGTTCATAAGGATAACTATTCATAATGTTTTTTACTTCTGGCAAACGAACTTTTTCTAACATAAAATGTGCTTTTTCTTCTGCCTCAGTTTTATTTAATTTAGTATGAGCATTTATATATTCAATATATTGAGAACCTATCTTTCTTATAGGGTTCAATGTTGCCCCACAATCTTGAGAAATCATGGAGATAACTGTCCCTCTCAGTTCTCTCCACTCATTATTTGAAAGATTTAACAGTGATTTTCCATTGAAAATTATATCTCCAGAAACAACTTTTCCTTGTCCTAATAGTCCTCCTATTATTGAACGAAGAACAGTAGATTTACCACTTCCAGATTCTCCAACAATACTTATAATTTCCCCTTTTTGCATAGTTAGAGAGAAATTTTCAACAACAGCATCTTTTTCTCCATATTGTATCGTTAAATCTTTAATTTCTAACATTTTTTCTCCTTCTATTCACTAACTGTAACATCTTTTGTTAACCAATAGTAATCCATTGGGAACATTTTTACATTTTGTACTTTTTTATTTGAGTATAAGAAAGTAGTTTCGTATCCAAAGAATACTGTTGCAGCATCATTCATTATTAATTGTTGAATTTCTATTGCTAATTCTTTTCTCTTTTTAGAATCAAATTCTACATTTAATTTATCTAATAATTCATCAACTTTTTCATTTTTGTATCCTGCTTGGTTAGATGCTGAAGAACTATCCCAGTTTTCATATAGATATTTTTCAGGGTCTCCTGTATTAGCAGCAAGTACATTCCAAATCAATAAATCAAAGTTTCCAGAATCTCTCATATCTAAAAGAGTTTCATAACTAACTGTTTTTAAATTAACATTGATTCCAACATCTTTTAAGTTAGCTTGAGCTGCTTGAGCATAAACTTTTAATTCTTCTCTACTTGTATAGATTACGAAGTTTAATTCAAGTTTTGATCCATCTGGTTTTTCAACGAATCCATCACCGTCAACATCTTTATATCCTGCTTTAGCTAATATTTCTTTTGCACTTTCAGGATTGAAAGCATTTTCATCTACAAGTTTATCGAATCCATAGTCCAATGTAGGAGGAATAGGTGCTTTACCAGGAGTAGCTGCTCCACCTAATAGATTTTCAGTATATGCTTTTTTATCTAAAGCTCTAATTAATGCTTGACGAAGTGACAAATCTCCTAATGCTCCATGTTGATTCATAAAAGCATAAGTAGATCTAAGTGATTTTAATTCTTGGATATTAATATCATCTTGTCCTTCAAAATCAGCCTTATTTTCAATTTTTAAGTTGTAAGCAACTCCAATTTCTCCTGTTTTTAAAGATAAAGCACGAGTACTTTGGTCATTGATACATTTAAAAGTAACTTTTGCAAGTCCAGGTTTTCCACCCCAGTAATTTTCATTTCTTTCAACTATTGCATATTCAGTAGGAACAAATTCTTTAAATATATAAGGTCCTGTACATATAGGAGCATTTGTTGTGTATTCTTCAACATTATCAGAAGTATCTATTATTAAGAATAGAGGATCTGCTAAACATTGAGGTAAAATAGCAACTGGTTTTTCAGTAGATATTTTTAAAGTTTGTCCATCTGCAACTATTGAAGTAGGTTTAAAGAAACCATCTGCTCTTTTACTTTTTCTAAAAGTTCTATCAAGAGAAGATTTTACTGCTTCTGCTGTTAAAGGATTACCATTAGAGAATTTAACCCCATCTCTAATTTTAAATTCCCAAGTTAATTTATCATCACTAACTTTCCATTCTTCAGCAAGTGCTGCTTGTAATTCTCCATGTTCATCAAAACGAACTAGGTTTTCTCCAACACCATAACGAGTTATAACCCAACTAAAATATTGTTCAGTAGGTTCAAGAGTATCAGCGAAACTTGTAACTCCAATAACTAATTCTCCATCTGTATTTACTGTTTCTGTCTTAGCAGAAGTTTCTTCTTTTTTATCTCCTCCACAAGCCACTAAAGTAAACATCATTAAGATTGCCATTAGAAAAGCAAAACTTTTCTTTGTAAAAAATTTCATGTGTACCACCTTTCTTTATTAATATATTAAAAATTTTATTGCTACTTAAAAATCTTCTTCTTTAATATCAATTAAATCTTTGATATTATCTCCAAGCATATTGAAAACAACTACAACTATAACTATTGCCATTCCAGGGTATAGCATAAGCCAAGGGGCTTTTGCAAGATATGTTCTTCCTTCATTTAACATTGCTCCCCACTCTGGAATAGGAGGCTGTGCTCCAAAACCTAAAAATGATAAGGCTGAAATTTCAAGCATCAATGCTCCTATATCTGAAATTGCAGTCACTAACATAAGAGTTAACATATTTGGTAAAATATATTTAAATAGAATATCTTTGTCCTTACTTCCTGTCAATTTAGCAGCTTCTATATAAAGTTCCTTTTTTATTTTTAAAACCATACTTCTTGAAAGTCTTGCATACTTAGGCCAAGTAACTGAAGAAATTGCAATTATTGCATTTGTCATACTAGGTCCTAAAAGTCCAGCTATTGCTATTGCTAAAATAATTCCAGGGAAAGATACCATCATATCTGCAAGTCTCATTATAAGAGTATCGACAATTCCACCAAAGTATCCAGCTAGTAAACCTAAAGTAGTTCCAAGAGTAAAAACAGTTCCAACAAGTACTAAGGTCATAAAAAGTGAATATCTAGTACCATAGATAATACGAGATAGAATATCTCTTCCTAGAATATCAGTTCCCAATAAATTTACTTTATCAGGACTATGTAAAGGTTTATCCATAACAGCCTGTAAAGGATCTTTTGGAGCTATTTGTTTTGCAAAGATAGCAATCAAAACAATGATTATTGCCATTATAAGAAAAAATATAAATTGTTTATGTCCCTTTATAAATTTTACTACTTTCAATTAATTTGCCCCCTCAACTCTCTTATCTAGTAGTTTATATGAAAAATCTACTATAAGGTTTATCACTAAGTAAATAAGTGCAATAAGAAGTACATAAGCTTGAACTAAGGGATAATCTCTAAAAGATATAGCCTTGATAGCTAAATTTCCCATTCCAGGGAAGTTGTAAATTATTTCTATAACTGCTGTTCCTCCTAACAAGCTACCAAGAGATAAACCTAATAGAGTGATTAAAGGTATCAAAGCATTAGGTAGTACATGCTTTAAAAGGATAGTACTTTCTTTTATTCCTCTCATTCTAGCTCCAACAACATAGTCTTTATTTAACTCTTCTAGTACTGTATGTCTAACCTGCCTTATATATTTTGCTGACATTGCAAATCCTAGTGTAAAAGCAGGGAGTATCATTGACTTAAAATCAGCCTTCCCTCCTGAAACAGTAACCCAACGAAGCATCACTCCAAAAATCGTTAAGAATATTAAGCCTAACCAAAAGCTAGGAATTGATAATCCAGTAAAACTTATTGCTCTCACAAGATAGTCTTGCCATTTATTGACCTTTAAGGCTGCAAGAATCCCTAAGGGTAGAGAAATTAATATCATAAACCCAAGTGATAACAAAGAAAGTTTCAATGTTGGCATAAAAGCTGTTTTTATTTTATCTACAACAGGTACTCTTAAAGAATAAGATTTTCCTAACTCTCCTTGTACAACATGACCTGCCCATCTACAATATTGCTCAGCAAAAGGTTTATCCAAACCAAGTTCTGCTCTTGTCTGTGCAAGTAATTCAGGTGTAGGAATATTTCCACACTCAGTCAACATTATTTCTGCAGGGTCACCTGGGGATAAATAAGTTAAACTAAAAGTGAAAAAACTTATTCCAAAAAGAACTACTAAAATTTGTAAGATTCTGTTAACGAAATTGTTTTTCATCATTCTGTTCTCCTTGATATGATTATAGTTATAATTTCAAAATATATTAGATACATTAAATATATTAATTCCATTTGAAAAATATTCATCATCATTTTATCATATAATTTATATAAAAACAACAAAAATATATTTTGCTTAACTTAATAAAAAATTACAAATTATTTATCAAGTGTATAAAGAATTATAAGAGTAAAAATAAAAAGATAGGCTTAAAGCCTACCTTCTAAATATCTTCTTAGAGATAGAAATTTTATTGGATAATTACTTAAACTATTTTTATTATACTTACTATAATTTAAAAATTCAAATATATATTTTCTTCTTATATCACATAATCTATTATCATTCAAGTTCAACAAGTCTATTGTATAACTAGCTTTTTTATTTTTCTCACCATCTTTAAATATTGGAATTATTTTTCCCGTTTTTATATCATACTTAAAATAATCTTCTGGATTTTCTATAACAGGATTAATAAAAAGTTCATCCCACTCACTTGCCTTTGAATCTTCACACCTTTTCTTAGTAAGACAACAAGCAATTAAATTATTATAATCTGACAAAAGTTTAGGAAATGTATTTTTAGGTTTTATATGTTCAATATGACTTTTATCTAAATTAATTTCTATTTCACAATAAGGACAGCATCTATTTTCTTGTTCTTCTAATAGATATTGTTTTAAAACTTGTTTAATTTCTGTTGAAAAACTATCCCAATTTATTATTTTATTTTTACTTTTGTATTTTGTAAATTCTTCTGGTTCGCTTTTCTTATTTACTTTCAACATTAGAATTCACCTTTTGTTTTAATTTTGCATCCATATCTATAAGGAATAAATCTTCATCTGTATTTCCTAATATTTCTAGAAGCTCATTGTATTTTTCTTTAAATTCTTTTGTGTCATACTTATCTTCATCTACAAGTTTTCTTAGTTCTTCTAAATCTTTCTCTATCTTTGGAGTTCTAACTGATTCTAAGCCCATTATATCTTTAAGGACTCTGTCAACAGGTTGTCCATATGAAGAATATAATTCATCTCCTGTTTTAGCTTCTATTTTGCCTTTTTCATCTCTATAAAGAATAAAAATATTTTCATTAGAAACACTTCCTAATATGTGTGGAGAGTGAGTTGCTATTATTATTTGATTATTTTCTCCAATTTTCTTATATACTTCTATTATTCTTTGTTGCCATTTTGGATGTAATGATAATTCTGGCTCATCAATTAAAATTATAGAATTTTTAGGCTCTAACATCTTTATAGACAATGTTCTTAAAAATAGTTGTTTTTCACCAGAAGATAAATCATTTATATTAAATTCTTCACCAGCAGAATTTTCAAAAATAGGCATAATTTTTTCATCTTTTGAAAAACCTTTCAATTTAACATCTAATTCTAAAATATCAAAAATAACATTTATTTCATTTATAACTTTATTTGTAACTTCTTTCATAGTTAAGTCTTCTTCAATAGTAGCTAAATAATTTCTTCTTGTTGCTATATATGATGGGATATCTCTCATCAGAACAGAATCTACATAATTTATAAATTGATACTCTCTTGATAAAGTTGTACTTGCTGTTTCAACCAGTCCAAAACTATTATTTGCTGGAACATAAATTATTTTAGGTGGATTTTCAAATCTTTTTGCTATTAAATTTTGATATAATCCATTATTATTGTATTTCTCATATTGATATGACTGAAGAGCATTAAAAAAATTCCATAGTGGTTGTTTATAGTTATTAGAAGATTTTTCAGCTTCTTCAATATTATTTTTTTCAAAATCTTCAAAAAATATATTCAAATTAATGTTTGATTTTTCTGGCTCATTATAATTTACATTTCTATTGTCAAAAAAATCTTTTATAGATTCTAAAATAGTTGTTTTACCACTTCCATTTACTCCAGCTAAGACAATTACATCTAAAATTTTATTATCTTTTTTTAATGAAAGTTCTAAATCTTTTATTCCTTTTATATTTTTTATGTGGACTTTTTCAATTTTCATCTTAACTCAATCCCTTTTGTGTTTTTGATTTAATTATAGCATAAATATTTTTTTAATTCTAACCAATAATATTTAACACAAATTTAAGAAAATATGTTATAATTTTTAAATACAAAAAAGTAAAAGGGGATAAAAGAATGGTAGAAGCATTTAAAATAATTGGTGGTAACAAAATAGCTGGAGAATTAAAAGTTGATGGTTCAAAGAATTCAACTCTTCCAATAATGATAGCGACATTGGTAGAAAAAGGGACTTACATTTTAAGAAATGTTCCTGATTTAAGAGATATTAGAACTTTGGTTGCACTTTTACAAAGTTTAGGATTAGAAGTTGAAAAATTAGATGCTAATTCATATAAAATAATAAATAACGGTCTTAGTGGAGCAGAAGCAAGTTATGATTTAGTTAAAAAAATGAGAGCTTCATTTTTAGTAATGG encodes the following:
- a CDS encoding ABC transporter ATP-binding protein, yielding MVRDLSKDNELILEVRNLTKQFKVAKNNILTACDNINLSMYKGKTLGIVGESGCGKSTFLRMLMNLEKITSGKIFYKGRDISKFSKDEIWESRQNIQMVYQDPGASFNPRMKVVDILTEPLINYDRLKKEDKEKKAIELLEMVDLPADFIHKYPQNMSGGQKQRIGIARALSLEPEVLVCDEATSALDVSIQKNIIELLVKLQKERDLCIVFICHDIALVQAFAHEIAVMYLGNVLEVLPGEKLKDSACHPYTKALLSSLFSINMDFSEKISSIEGDVPSPINLPSGCVFQGRCKFVKEKCRREKPSLEKFDTKHEVACYFAKEISGL
- a CDS encoding ABC transporter ATP-binding protein, yielding MLEIKDLTIQYGEKDAVVENFSLTMQKGEIISIVGESGSGKSTVLRSIIGGLLGQGKVVSGDIIFNGKSLLNLSNNEWRELRGTVISMISQDCGATLNPIRKIGSQYIEYINAHTKLNKTEAEEKAHFMLEKVRLPEVKNIMNSYPYELSGGMKQRVGIAIALTFKPELVLADEPTSALDVTTQAQIVKQMMELRDEFNTGIIIVTHNMGVAAYMADKIVVMQKGVVVDSGTREEVINNPKSDYTKKLLKSIPEMDGERFV
- a CDS encoding ABC transporter substrate-binding protein yields the protein MKFFTKKSFAFLMAILMMFTLVACGGDKKEETSAKTETVNTDGELVIGVTSFADTLEPTEQYFSWVITRYGVGENLVRFDEHGELQAALAEEWKVSDDKLTWEFKIRDGVKFSNGNPLTAEAVKSSLDRTFRKSKRADGFFKPTSIVADGQTLKISTEKPVAILPQCLADPLFLIIDTSDNVEEYTTNAPICTGPYIFKEFVPTEYAIVERNENYWGGKPGLAKVTFKCINDQSTRALSLKTGEIGVAYNLKIENKADFEGQDDINIQELKSLRSTYAFMNQHGALGDLSLRQALIRALDKKAYTENLLGGAATPGKAPIPPTLDYGFDKLVDENAFNPESAKEILAKAGYKDVDGDGFVEKPDGSKLELNFVIYTSREELKVYAQAAQANLKDVGINVNLKTVSYETLLDMRDSGNFDLLIWNVLAANTGDPEKYLYENWDSSSASNQAGYKNEKVDELLDKLNVEFDSKKRKELAIEIQQLIMNDAATVFFGYETTFLYSNKKVQNVKMFPMDYYWLTKDVTVSE
- the nikC gene encoding nickel transporter permease produces the protein MKVVKFIKGHKQFIFFLIMAIIIVLIAIFAKQIAPKDPLQAVMDKPLHSPDKVNLLGTDILGRDILSRIIYGTRYSLFMTLVLVGTVFTLGTTLGLLAGYFGGIVDTLIMRLADMMVSFPGIILAIAIAGLLGPSMTNAIIAISSVTWPKYARLSRSMVLKIKKELYIEAAKLTGSKDKDILFKYILPNMLTLMLVTAISDIGALMLEISALSFLGFGAQPPIPEWGAMLNEGRTYLAKAPWLMLYPGMAIVIVVVVFNMLGDNIKDLIDIKEEDF
- the nikB gene encoding nickel ABC transporter permease; amino-acid sequence: MMKNNFVNRILQILVVLFGISFFTFSLTYLSPGDPAEIMLTECGNIPTPELLAQTRAELGLDKPFAEQYCRWAGHVVQGELGKSYSLRVPVVDKIKTAFMPTLKLSLLSLGFMILISLPLGILAALKVNKWQDYLVRAISFTGLSIPSFWLGLIFLTIFGVMLRWVTVSGGKADFKSMILPAFTLGFAMSAKYIRQVRHTVLEELNKDYVVGARMRGIKESTILLKHVLPNALIPLITLLGLSLGSLLGGTAVIEIIYNFPGMGNLAIKAISFRDYPLVQAYVLLIALIYLVINLIVDFSYKLLDKRVEGAN
- a CDS encoding retron system putative HNH endonuclease — its product is MLKVNKKSEPEEFTKYKSKNKIINWDSFSTEIKQVLKQYLLEEQENRCCPYCEIEINLDKSHIEHIKPKNTFPKLLSDYNNLIACCLTKKRCEDSKASEWDELFINPVIENPEDYFKYDIKTGKIIPIFKDGEKNKKASYTIDLLNLNDNRLCDIRRKYIFEFLNYSKYNKNSLSNYPIKFLSLRRYLEGRL
- a CDS encoding AAA family ATPase, whose translation is MKIEKVHIKNIKGIKDLELSLKKDNKILDVIVLAGVNGSGKTTILESIKDFFDNRNVNYNEPEKSNINLNIFFEDFEKNNIEEAEKSSNNYKQPLWNFFNALQSYQYEKYNNNGLYQNLIAKRFENPPKIIYVPANNSFGLVETASTTLSREYQFINYVDSVLMRDIPSYIATRRNYLATIEEDLTMKEVTNKVINEINVIFDILELDVKLKGFSKDEKIMPIFENSAGEEFNINDLSSGEKQLFLRTLSIKMLEPKNSIILIDEPELSLHPKWQQRIIEVYKKIGENNQIIIATHSPHILGSVSNENIFILYRDEKGKIEAKTGDELYSSYGQPVDRVLKDIMGLESVRTPKIEKDLEELRKLVDEDKYDTKEFKEKYNELLEILGNTDEDLFLIDMDAKLKQKVNSNVESK